The following are encoded in a window of Clarias gariepinus isolate MV-2021 ecotype Netherlands chromosome 8, CGAR_prim_01v2, whole genome shotgun sequence genomic DNA:
- the noto gene encoding homeobox protein notochord codes for MQIPARPHGPYGFSVRPHLALHPDYDSNASKPSAGKSFTIDALLAKPDNTEISKTSLFQGSLNPAPTPQGLFLHAGQMCPPLPHYLYSPAMMHTQSSYPVYCCPPYGYQTTCPGTVYSQGATLSKGGVHSHYKHKGGKSKRMRTSFTNEQLSRLEKEFARQQYMVGSERFLLASALQLTEAQVKVWFQNRRIKWRKQSLEQQQAKLAKLGLAVPPKSPGSQGREDEGDEHDFTEDSDVDIDDSLHG; via the exons ATGCAGATCCCTGCTCGGCCTCACGGACCCTACGGATTTTCAGTGCGTCCACATCTTGCTCTCCATCCGGACTATGACAGCAATGCTTCAAAACCCAGCGCGGGGAAATCGTTTACCATCGACGCTCTTCTCGCTAAACCTGACAACACTGAAATCTCCAAGACGAGTCTATTTCAGGGCTCACTGAACCCTGCGCCAACCCCACAAGGTCTCTTTCTACACGCCGGACAGATGTGTCCTCCACTTCCTCATTACCTGTACAGCCCGGCTATGATGCACACGCAATCCAGCTATCCAGTCTACTGCTGTCCACCCTACGGATACCAGACAACATGCCCGGGAACGGTTTACTCACAAG GTGCCACACTATCAAAAGGCGGAGTTCACTCGCACTACAAGCACAAAGGCGGGAAATCAAAACGGATGCGCACGAGTTTCACCAACGAGCAGCTGTCCCGCTTGGAGAAGGAGTTTGCGCGCCAGCAGTACATGGTGGGATCAGAGCGCTTCCTGCTCGCATCCGCACTCCAGCTCACCGAGGCGCAG GTTAAAGTTTGGTTCCAGAACAGGCGCATCAAGTGGAGAAAGCAGAGTCTTGAGCAACAGCAGGCCAAACTCGCCAAACTGGGACTCGCTGTTCCACCGAAAAGCCCCGGATCTCAAGGCCGCGAGGATGAGGGAGACGAGCACGATTTCACAGAGGACTCTGATGTTGACATCGATGACTCTCTGCACGGCTGA